CCCTTGTGAGCCCTTCTGAGAAGGGTTTGCATGAGctggcagccagctctcctgTGGCACTCACAGAGCTGTAGAAATCAGCTCCAAGAAATCAGATCACTTGGTTGGCTACTTTCCTTTTATGCTTTTACAGACTTGGCTGCCACAATGGAGGTTAAAATCTGATGCTCTAAATGAGCACTAGCTTTTTCTGTCCTGCACACCAATACCTCTCTGAGCttcctcactgctgcagagcGCAAAAGTCCAGGTCTTAAACAGGGGATGTAAGGGGAAATACTGATCTACTAATGCATTTGCATTGTATGTGTAAATCATCAGGTGATGGTAGGAACAGTAATGGACAGTGATGAGCACTGCCCGGTGGAAGGGAGGATAAGCTTCCCTTTGTCACTTGAGAGGGACGTTCCATCTGCTGACATCCTCTGTCCATCCTTGTTAATGAAGGGCACAGGAGGGCCTCTGGGAACTGGGTCAGTGGTAGCTCCAGCACAGTGCAGCCTAATTAAGGTAGGGGAAATGAATGGGAGGGAAGGAACCCTGCAAGGCCAGCAGGGAAGGCAGCTGTGTTTGCACAAGCAGATAAAGCTGCTTTTCCACCTGCCCTGGTGAGTTGCCTCGATGTTCCCTGTAGGGTGGAAGACACAATTCCCACTGCCAaggacagccctgcaggctgttcTGTTGCTGAATGCTTGCTTGGCCCTAATTTTTCTCAAAGGGacaacagctctgcttgcaaCAAATTTCTTGCTGGTCTTGGGAGGTCCAGCATGGCCTGGGCCACGTTCTCTCTTGCTTCTTCAACATTATTATCTTTAGTGCGTGAAAAAGGAGGGGCAAAAAAGGCCTAAACAAAAAATCCCCCAGGGTAACGTCAAACCAGAATAAGGGagaacttttgttttcagaccaGGAATGTGAGATGAGCAACAAAGTTTGCTCCCATGAGCTTTAGGTGGGGGTGGATTGAATGTAAACTATGTAAATGCCAGTGAGAGGTCTGGACGCAGACCCAGTTTTCCCAGTAGCAGAGGGTCAGTCAAAATTGCAGCGTTTATGTGGACATGTTGTTTTCTAAAACTAATTTCTATTCAGTTGGTTTTCTGTGTCTTGGAATAATGTGTTTCTATTCCTCCTACCACAATATTGTTGACAGTGGACTCggagcaccagcagcatcaGTGCAGGAAACAACAACACCTGGGAAATAATCTCCATTGCTGCCCCTCAGTTAACTGTGCAAGAGCTGCACAGTCCTCTGGTTTGTGTGGACTAATAGTTGAGTAATGCAATCTCGTTTTGACTGTTGATCTTCCTGTTCTAGATCAAGAATGAGCCATACATTGATTGGATGACCTGCCCACGGTCAGTGAGTGACTCATTAGCAGAGGCAGGAATTGACACACCTGGTatctctgttttcctgcttcctaGACCCTACAGCCTCTTGTTTTAGTGCTCTGCCCTTTCCTCCCCTGCTCTTTTTGTCTCTTGCCCACTGTAGGATTTGTTACGTGTGTAATTTCCAAGGAGACACAGGTATCTGCAGGCATACAAAGAAGCTAAAGTTCTTTATATTTCTTACCTTTTTGGAATATTTTGCCATGTTATGCCTGGTTTGGTGTAATGCTCCTAtgcctccagctctgcccacagATTGCTCTGTGGtagtcttcatttttcttcttttattattgtCTTTGCTGCAGTCTCCTACAGTGGGAATGCTCTGCCCATacccacaggatcacagaatggccgggacctcaaggatcatgaagctccaaccccctccTGCCAtaggcagagccaccaacctccctATTTaataccagctcaggctgcccagggccccatccaacctggccttgaacacctccagggacgggggcatccacagcctgtccaggcagctgttccagcacctcaccactctcatagtaaagaacttccccctgacatctaacctaaatcttccttccctcaacttaaaaccattttcccttctctACCCTTTCAAAGGGTACAAGGGCATAGTCAGTCACCAAAACTCAGTAGTTGGGTTTTATAAATCCCAGCTCACTATTCAGCAAGGTGTAACAGCTGTTGTGATCAATATTTTACAGCAAGTCTGCTTGAGAAGAAGTTACAGTAAAGGCTTTAGCATCCCCCTGAATAGCTGAATAATTCACAGGAGTGGCTCTAATCGCTTTAAGCTCTTTGCATTTGAAAGTAAGCACAAAATTCAGAGTAACTCTGCAGTGAGGTGCTGTTTACAGCCCCTGAGCCGAGAGGGGACAAAGCTTCAGGGGCTTAACTGCTTTCCAGGTGTGCTGGAGCCCAGAGTGCGGAAAAGAGGACTCTCTTGTCATTTGGTTTGGCTGATACCCTTCACGATGATTTCTGAAGTGCTGGCAGCGCGGAAATCGCACCCTGCAGCCTTACAACTTCGCGCACACAGAAGTACGAGTACCGAGTACCGTGCGATGCCGCGCAGGCACAGAAACATCCcgccaggaaaacaaaagcaaaagaggaaCCGCAGTGAGCCCAGCGCTCAGCCGGTGCCCGGCCGCAGCCTCCAGCCCTCAGCCCTGCCCTCCCGGCCCGGAGCAGCGCTCAGACGGGCGGGCCCTCACTGCCGCCCGGTGCCTTTCGCTCTGGGAGGCGGACCGGCTCCTTTTTCCTCCCAGCACCCGAAAGCCGTGGGGCGCTGAGCTCCGGCAGCCGGGGCCGAACCTGCCCTGCGTGCCGCCCCGCCATGCCGCGCTGCCCCGTCCGTGCTGCCGCGCTGCCGCCACCACCACCCCTcctgctcttcctccttctcttcctcctcctcctcccggcTCCGcgtcccgccgccgccggctgTGCCGccgtggggctgtgctgcccgGGTCGCTCCCCGTCCTGCCGCAGCACCGGCTGGCGGCCCGACGGCTCCTACGGGCAGTGCTACTGCGACCAGGCGTGCGAGCACACCCTCGACTGCTGCCACGATTACTCCCAGGCCTGCCCAGGTGAGCTGAAAGCCGTCGCCGTGCCTCACAGCGAGCGACTGCGGGCGGGCTGGAGCCGGCTGCGCCCTTCTGACGGCACCGAGGGCTGCAGGGTGCGCTCTGCTGACGGCTCGTCTGCGGTGCCCGGTGGGAGCGGGGAGGTGAGCTGAGCTGAGAAGGCTTTCTTTTAGCGAGCGGAGCCATCCCGTATTCCCTTCCCACGAACAGCATCCTCACGGAGCCCTAGCTGCTTACATAAcgcttttttttgttgttgttcctttggtctttattttttctgtcgTTGTTCTTTAACCTGAGTAGCTGCGCCTTAGCACGGTTTGCTTTAGGCAGCTGTTCTTGTGGTTCACTTTACTTTGTATGAGGAAACTGATAGTTCAGCCCAAAGACCAGCATGGGCTGCCGGCTCTGCAGACCGCTGCTAAGTGCGGCAGGGAGCGGCGGGCACCGGGCGCtctccccgccgccgccgccgcgctgtGTCCCGGTATTGAGCTCGGTGCTGCCGCCCCGTGGCGATCCGGCGGTACTGCAGCGCCGCGTACGGGGCTGTGCGTGGGGTCAGCGCCGCTTCGCTTGTCCTGAGTCTGCCTTGCAGCCTGGCCTTCCTTCGGGACTTTTCTTTACAAAACTCCTTTATCAAACTGGTTTTATTATGGTGTTTACGCTAATGTCTGAAGCCTAAGTGGAACTGGAGAGAGTGGAAGATTTAAAATAAGTAGGATGCATGAGAGGAAGATAAGGTGGCACAAGGCAGCTTTCCACCCACTGTGTCCAGTGGTGCCTGCTGACAGCTACCCGAGATAAAGTGAATAGAGGCTACCCAAATATGAGGGAAAACGGGACCATAGTGAGGTCTCAGCTTCTCTGCACCCGTGCACTCCTGTTACTGTTCTCAGTCAGGCAAGGAAGATTGAGTTGTGAGACACAGTTAATTACAGAAGGCATGTGAGGCTGTGCCGCCACTGATGGCAGCCAGGAGCTCCTGTGCTGGCCAAGCACTGCTGCTAGGGCAGCCAGCCAAGGTCCTGCCAGGAGAAGGAGTGATGCCAGCACGGCCAGGGTTGGAATGCTGCTCTCCTTTTGCCTTCTGCTCAGTCAGGACAGATGGTGCAGTTCACTGATGAAGAGCGGGCAGAGAAGCAGTGAAATGTTTTGGCAATTTTGTCTCAGGTAATTTTGTGCTGTAATAATAAATGTGTGGTTGAGCTTCCACAGAACTGTTTCTCAGTCGTGTTGTCAACACAGTGAAAGTGAGGGATGGTCCCCGGTGTCTCCCTGTGCTCCTGTGGCCACCGAAGAGCTTGATGCATTCACCCCTGCTCTTGCTCATGATCCTTCTCTTACACCTCAGTTTGATTCAGTCTAATACAGAACATTCTCAGTTCCCCAgtgcagctcacagcagtgtAGCAGGAGATTAGTGTCCTCATGCAGCCTGGACTATGTTGGGTAGCTGGAGCTTCTGGGAAAACACAGctgggaaaacaggaaaactcatttctgtaatgttctttgtttcttaCTCTTTCAGTTATCCCCTGCATTGTATCTCAGTGGAGTGCTTGGAGTGGTTGTGCAGAGCCTTGCAAGACAACCTATCGTGTTCGGAGGAGGCACATCATCCAGGAGCCTCAGAATGGAGGAGAGGCATGTCCTGCCCTGGAGGAGAGGGCTGGCTGTGTGGAGTACTGGACTGAGCAAGGAGCAGAGTGTAAACAGTCCCTGAGTAAGTCCTCTGAAAATGTAAGTGCCGTGGTAACAGAGGAGGGCTTGTTTGGGCCAGCGGATTTGGTCTTTATTTGAAAAGAGCTGTTTTCAAACACCATCGGATTTGCTCTGGGTCTGTCTGGTGGGCCTGAAAACTGAGCTCTTCACTCAGGGGTGTGGAGATATCCTTCCTGGgacaacatttaaaaatagttcCTACCATTTACTGTGGTCTGGTGTGTTTCAAAAGTGAAATATTACAGACCTGCCATGATCTCACAAGGTTAAATCTCTGGTAATTTTGATAGAGTTGGTAGATTAATGATGGTTTAAAACTTCTGGAAGTGTGTGTCgagtgctgttttttcttttttttattaatgagTCATCTTCAAAAAGCCATGAAGGAGCAATACCCATCAAAGGCAAGGTATGGCCTTTTCCCTTGGAGCCGGATACATGCAGTGGAAacctcctgctgcttgctggagGAAAGGTCTGATTTGAGTTTGTTCAGGCTGATTTTCATGTCGTACCtttactgatttttgtttttgaaagaactgcttgtgattttatttttgttttgctggtatTTTTGGGTCAAAATCTGTCCAGTTTGGAATGTAGCTCCAGCTGCCTTTATCAAACCTGTTGCATTGATGCCACTGCTAAATATTGCTTCCTGCTCTGTCTTTGGGTGTGCCTGATAAGAAGGCTCACGCTACTCAAGCAAAAATCTGAcaatacagattttcttttcattgaaaTGGTTGGTGGGAACCAACAGTACAAAAATAcacagttgtgtttgttttttctctcctgccaAAGATAAAACCAAGTGACACTAAAGGCCCATCTATCCCTACTGTTTTGCAGACACTGCTGGCCTCAGTGTGGTATAACCTCTTACACTGTGTACTCTTTCTCTTTGATATATGCAGTCCCCGCATTAATAACAACAGGAGGGTttggaaaagcaaggaaaaaaagagctgcagctgatggCCATGAAAGAGTGGGGTAAGTTGGTCGCTCAGCACAGGCACACAGTCATACTCCACCTTGAACATCTCTCTGCAGCTTTGGGCCTGTCTTCCTGCTGATAAGAACCAGCATCTCCCACCAGGACAGGGCACTTTACAAGAGCAAGGAGCTGCCCCCTCCTCAGCAACAGTAATATCCACAGGGAGCCTGAAAGCTGTGAGTCTGCCTTGCTGTAAGGCTGGTAGACTGATGCCATAAAGAAAGGTTGTATTATCAGTAAACCAAAGACCAGTCACTTCAGCTCTTGTCTATGTTTAGTTTGAGTGCCCAGTGCTTATCTTCTCTATCTTTACGCAGTAGGATATCTGGCAAGGAGCTTTTGAAAGTTGCATGCCTGTGGTTTAGTGATACTGCTTGAAAAGATTCCTAACCAAAGACCACAGCTGATGTTTATACATGCATCTTTACTGTAAGTGGACATGGTGTATGTACTACACAGTTTAAGAAGCAGTAGACTTCGATGGGAAGAGTTGCCAAACGTGGAACAGCAGCCCCTCTACAAGAGAGTGCTGGCAGAATGTAGATACTGGAGTGTGATGTGTCTGTCCAGCAGTCCTCACTGTGATGAAACTTCTTTGTTACCTCTTTAACCAATGTAAGTCCAGCACCTGTCTCTTCTCCTTGGGACAGTCATTTACCAACAGGACCTTATGGGTCCTTACTATGAGTGAGAAGTGCGTGTTCCTAATCCAGAGCTTCTTTTCTGTCTAGATATGCTGTTGAGGTTTGATGTGTCTCATGGATTAAAAATGTCATGGCCATTGCTGGACTCAGGGTTCATGCTGAGCCTCAGTGGGGCTGTGAGCATTACTGACTTGGGGGATTGTTCCTTGGTATCAGAAGTGGAAATGGGCTTTTTGCATGGGTCTGTGTGAAAGGACTGAATTCTCAGGAAACAGAATCTGCCATCTTACTGAATGGGAAACTCATCCTTCTGCCACTTCAGCTCCTTTGGGCTGCCTGTTTGTGCTGAACTTTGTTTCTAATTAATGTTGTGTGGTTGCTGACTTTACTCTGGctctcccagtgctgcagaaagctcTAACCTGGTTGTGAAGCTAACCCGCAATGGTTATTTTGGCTGCAGGTACTGCGTGGAGTTCCAGCTTGTGGCCATCACTCAGGGCTGCCTGCACAGTCACCACTCATACACTCACTGGATGCAGTATCTCAGGGAGGGCCACACTGTCTGCGTGGAGTGTCAGCACCCAGCCTTAGATTCTGAGAGTCTGCATTGCTATGGGGATGGCAGTGGAAGCCAAAGGTAAGagtttggatttcttttttcatgttgaatttttcattcttctcccTCAATCTGCTTGTCCCAGTTTTATAATGTGCTTTGTTCAGCTCTCTGGATCACTGTCCATGTATTAACTGGTGATCCTTGCTGCATGCTCTGAGTTAGGCCAGAAATCTTCTAATTGCTTTCTTGCAGAAAAGTCAAGTATTAAACCAGTGGCAGAGCCAGGACTGGAAAGTTCTGCACTTAGTCTGCTAAATCTCACAGACTTTTGAGTGGAATAGTTGTgggttggtgttttttcttaGTGGTGGTGTCTTAAAGATACTTCAGCCGTACCTCTAGGGTTAACAGTCCTATCAGGTCAGTCTAATAAGACAAAATTAGTCAATGATTTTTTAAGAACTGGGGATTTTGTTTCTACAAGTGACTCTTAATGAGTACTTCTGGCAAGTGGTAGCTGGCTTAGGGGCTTGGGCTAAGTGCTGGCACCTGCACTTGGATGGGAGCGCTGTTAAATCTCTGCTGTTTCAGCATCCTTTCCCTGGAAAGCTGAAGCAGCTTTGGGGTGATTAATGGGGAGCACCCAAGGTGTACAGATTAGGTGGAGTTCAGTGAAGGTGAAGGGAATGGCTTGAAGCTGTGACACGTCTgtggcagagccagcagcagaggaatCCTGGCTCTCAGGACTCTGCTGTGGTCACTGGATGCACagcttctgcagtgcttttatCCTGATAGATACAATACTCTTAGATAAAATCCTCTTAGAATTTAACCCCCTTGTCAGTTTGTTAAACTACAAAACAGCCTGAGCTGACGTTACCTGTCACTGTGttgaggaatggttttaaaacatACATGGAAGTTGAAATAAGCATGTTCATTTGAATTTGGAACTTCAAACTGAGTTTGTTAGGCTTTAAGCACAAAAAGTATTGCACTAGCAGGACTATCAGTAATGGCCCTTTTATCAGGGTTTGTTTCAGGTTTTTAGTAAGAGGAAATCATGTTGgactcttttccttccttgcctCAGCTTGTTGTGTACAAAGATTCCAAAAGCAGTTTagacaaagaagaaacaaagacttATTGGCGTGGCTGGGAAAGTTTCTTACTTGCATTCAATGTGAACGTTATTTTAAACGATTACAGTAATGTTATTTTACTGAAGTGCTGGAGCCAGAAAGGAACATCagattaattgaaataaaaaatacattcaggAATTCATTTCCTCTTTGGGCTGCAAAAAGAGGAGGGCATTTTCATTTGCCGAGCTATCTGGTGAACTGCACTGTATGTGGAAtagaagcacaaagaaaatgcaatggTGTGGATCGCAGCGATCTGATCCATGTTGGCAGGCTGAAGGCTGGAGATGAGCAGTTACCACTGCTCATGGTGGTTGGTTTACTGACTTCAGTGCACCAAGACTCAGCCCATGGCTCTGCAGCTGGTTTGAATCCATCTGAACTAAGCAAAGCCTAGAAATTGCTCCTATAGACTTGCTGTAGGTCTGTAAGAGAATTCCTTGTAGGCATGTGAAAaccagcagggaaaacagcttttaataCAGTAAGCTTTCACTTCTCCAGCGTTATTGCCTATAATATCAAATGAACTAATGTCTGTGGCATTTTCTGGGCAGGTATGAGTTCTCTGTGTGTGCCAAGCTGACGTAATGTTTGCGTTCATTTAAGTTCATTACCGAGGTAGCAGTGTAAGCTTGCATAACAGGCAGTGCTGGTGTGGGCTGGCATGGGCAGTGAACAAAGctcaaagcactgcaaaaaaTAATGGAGATGCATTTCATGCCTCCTTGGTCTGGCAGTGCTGGGCGGTTTAGTCAGAGGTGAGTAGGCAGCTGGCAAGTGGGATATGagtgtctctgctctgcagcttccttctcctgtgtgtgcatgtgaagCCTCCCTTCCCTTTCACATGCATCTACTAGGTAACCTCCATGACGCAGTCTGGTGCTCTTCAATACTATGTGACCTTACTGCAATTGTGCCTCAAGTTGGTTCTTGGCTAGGGCTGGATATCTCAATTTACTTGATATCAGCATCCTAAGTATTTAATATAGGTGTTCTTTATATGAACAGAATTCATTAGTTTCTAGAAATAATATGCTTTTTTTACCAGGTTACGTGGTGGAAAAAACTGTCCTCTGTGGTCTCTTGGAAGAAACTGGACTCTTGGTGGGGACAGCCATTGAGTGGGATGAGGGAAGTGTCTGTAAAAAGGTTTCTGCCTTCGATTAGAGTAAGTGGGCACACCTGAGCATGCAGTGTTGGCATGGAGTGGTGCTTTGAGGGTCATGCGGTGAGGGCATAGGCTGGGATTTGCTGGAGAACAGAAGCACAAtgcttggaaaggaaaaagatgggAAGGCAACTGCTGCCCTGAGAAAAAAGGTGGTGGGAGGCCAAAGCTGAagccagcacccagcacctAGGATGCCGTGTGCTGCATGTGTGAGCGCACTTACTTAGATCTGCTCCTGAGTATCTGGCTGCTCGCTCAGTTCACCCTCATTTGGAATTTTTGCCTGTGCAGCTCTACTGGTCACCTTGCCAGGGAGCCAGGTGGTGGCTTGCTGGTGACCTCAGGGTAAGTCTTTGTGGCTGGCCTGTGCCATGGCACTGCCCTGGGTCTGTCAGGCTGTGTAGGGATGCACATACAGCTGCTGGTGTCACACCCACGCTGTGCCTGCGCTCCTGTCTGCTCATGCTGTTGGTTCAGCAGCTCTTGCCAGCATTTAGTTCACCAAGATATTGTTCCAAGAGTGACtctcaggaaggaaaacatctgACAAGAGTTTAAAATAAACTCGGCAACACTGGTATATTTTGATGAGTATTTCCTAATTATCTTCTTGTGTCTAAGTAGAGTCTAGCTTATAAATGCGTCAAAATGAAGAGAGTTGGTTCTTGTCTGTGCCTTCCACCTGTCCTATACTATGCAGAAGAGGTTAGTTCATCTTAACCCCTGTTGTGAAATGAGTGTGAGCTCAGGAGTTTCCAACATTTTTGGTCAGATCATTATGGCCATCAGATGGGGATAAGGTGGGATAATTCAATAGCTTGGATTGGCTTCTTCCTTCTGGAAGGTTATAAGGTAAACAAGGTGGAGCATTAAACCTGGAAATTGATCTGTTAATTTTGCATCATATTCTGAAAGATCTACAAATaaagctcagagcagcagactTGACATCTGTGAAATTGTTACTCAGCCTGTGTTGAGGCGGATCAGCTGCTCTTCATCATCTGGAGGAAGCTGTGGTGGTGGTAGCACATACATAAACGTCCATTCAGACTGCAGTAGTTTATGCCCATGCTTTGTTGGGCAGGGGGAGAATGAGAGTGGATGGACATGATTTATAGCAAAATCAGTATCTGCCTTCCCCACCAGCTGGACTGGAGTTGGCAAGCTTAGCTGATGTGTTTAAGCAGTAAAGCCTTTTAAAGGTAAAGCTGCAGCCCAGAGTTCTGAAAGGTATGGGACTGCCCTGCATGCAGCCTGCTTTATCGGGGATCTTAATCCTCCCTCTGTGGATTCTGGTATTTTGAAATGACCTTAAGCCAGGAGAAAAGTACACTGAGCCATTTTCCAACCGTGTGTGATGCGTAAAACCCTGCTCCAGAGCACGACATCTCATTAAACTAAGGGCAGAGTTAGCCATGTGGAGCTACAGTAGTAATTCCAGTTTCCACAGAACTATAAAACAAGTTAGGGATCTGTTTGGCTGTTCTGCTAGCAGCCCTCTGCACAGGGCATGAGGTAGTATCAAATTGTGGTATCTATGCATCTCCAGAGGACAAGGCTGAGATGCACAGTTGTGAGGAATTCCTTTAAATCACTGCACCATCACTTCAAGGGAGGAACACACTGTGTATTTCTAGTACTCTGTCTGCTCACAGAGATGAACTTTGCAGGTCTCATGTTCAAATCCAGGTTCATGTGCTCATAACATAGTAAGTATCTAACAAAGCCTGCGCTGCGGCTGCTTGCAGTGAAGCTGTGCCACAGCAGAATTTCCGTTTCTGTGGCTCTTTGGCCAACATTTCTCCTGCAGCCACTGATTGTGACAAATAGCCTGTGGATCTGCTTGATTGTTTTAATAGGATGTTTCTCTGATCAGTTCTGGTTGAGTTCTGGTTCTGAAGTGttgtggtttgggttttttggggttttgggtttttttttttttcatcgtCTTCTCCTGTGGCAAGAGGGCTCTGAGCTCCTTTGCTCCCCCATCATCCTcttgtaagaaaaaacaactgcaacaacAGCTACAAGgttcagaaaaatacattgcAACAATGCCAACAGCTGGGATGAGTGAGAGTCCATGAGAGTCCATACACAAGCATacatctcagcagcagctttcgCAGCTCCTGCTCCCACATACTGAGGATCATCAAGCCTGGAGGTTTGGTCCTCCTCTTGCAGTGCTGACTGAACCACAGGCTCAGGATCTGCAAGCTTTGCTTCGAGTTGCTGAGCTCCAGTAGCTTCCACTCCAGGCTTTTTGTTGTGCAAATACTTCAGGAGTGGGATTCTTTAGGGCATGCAGGAGCTGATGGCCCAGTGGGTGAGCCCAAATAGAAGCCAGTGGCTCCTTCATCCTCGGATGAATCAGGGGCAACCAATGATGTGCCCACATGACTTTTTAAGGCTTCAAAAACTTTCCTCAAGGTTTTTAGCAACCTGGACACCACCCCATCACCTCTAGTGGCTGCATCCCACAATTTTACAAAGATGTTTTTAGattcagatgtcattttgttcCCCATGGTATGCAGTCACTTACCTTTGTTCTGCAAAGGGCAATCAGTTGGGGACGGTAAGACTTCTCTCAGTCTTGCACTtctttcagtcctttttttgtGAGAGCTTCTTTTAGCTCTCTTCagatagaaccatagaatcactgaggttggaaaagatcatccagtccaattgttcacctgttaccaatagctcccactaaaccatgtccctcaacacaacatccaatcataGATAGAGCCTCTCTGTCCTGTGCTTCTCTCAGCCTGCTCCTGATTGCTCTACCTTTCGTGTCCCTGTTCGGGTGCCATTTGTGGCAAGAGGGCTCTGAGCTCCCTTGTGCATGTAGTGAGAGGTGCAAGCTTCCTTGCTGGTGCAGAATGAAAGACCTTTAGGTGCTCACAATCTTTTATACCTGCGCAACAGCAACTGGTCACATGCAGGAGCCAGGCACCTTGCTGCATGCTGAGAATAGTCCCTACCTCATTGGCTATGGCTGGCAATggagctctgcctgctgagGGGAGGCATGGTGCTACAAAGTAAAACACCAATTTTGCCCACTCTGCAAACTGGCAAGGGATTCAGTACAGGAGTTACAGGGACACAAGATCACTTGGTGAATGGTTGCATGCAATGATGGGTACCTCATGGAACGTTTCTTCAACCCCTTCTGGGTTTAATACCCACAGTGTGCTGCACTGGCTTCTTCCAATCCAGTGTTCCTGGGAGGACTGGTTGTGGTCTGCTTCATGTTATTGTAACCCTGTGGGGGTGGTCACTGCAGATTCttctttgcagcagcagaagtggaGAACTGGGTCCAAGAAGTGAAAATTGATGTTAGCAACCTAAATGGAACTTACTGGGTGATTTGCTCTGCTTGAACAAATGCCTTCCTGCTGTGGGAGTGCAGGATGCtgactttttctccttttatgcTTGTGTTCCAGGAATCAGCTGTTGCACTGGCAGGCAGTGGGGAACCCTCGATGCAGTGGAACATGGAAGAGAATTCGCCAGCTGGACACTTGCTCCTGTCCTTCTGTTCACAGCTTCTTGTTCATCTAACTCCTGACAGTCCCAGAAGTGAGCGCCGTGATGGTTTGTCTGGCATAAACATGCAGTAGCAGTAGTAACCACAACCAAAACAATGACTTCTCCACAgcagaggctgtgctgcttACTTTCAAGACTTTGCTGTCTGCACTGGGTCACGCTGAATGCTCCTCAGTTGCCAAAGAAATCAGGCTGGCTGTGAAGTGCCAGTCTCTGTATATCCATTCCTGTAGCCTCTACTGCCTGAGAGAGGCCTTTCTAACCCCAGTGACTTCTTTCAGATCACCCCCTCCCTCAcataacaggaaaagaaaagtcCTCATGAACCTGTGTTAAACTGTTGTTTCCTAAAGcttcactgaaaaaacaaaacaaaacaaacaaaaaaaaaaaaaccacaacaaaaaaccctacaGCACAGAGTGAATTAACTCAAGTGTGTCCACTTTGTGGCAGTAGCATTTCTTCATGGATCCTTGTGCTCATATATCTCTTcgtttctttcccccccccctcccatctCCCTCCCCAGATCTCATCATTTCATATTGATCTTCATTCCATATTGATCCATGGTCTTACACAGGGTTGATCTTGTACTGCTGAGATAATGACAAAACTTAGAAATGAGCCTGTTCCAATCTGTGAGGATTGAAGGTACCAGAGATAAATGGGAGTTGGACTTCACATTTCAAGGAGCATCTTGGAGTTGCCCCCAAACACAGCTCAGTCCTGGAGCTCTAAATAGCAAGTCATTTCAGATATACCTGTGGAGGCTAGCTGTGGCTAtgtaggtttgttttttaaactggaaaatg
This genomic window from Excalfactoria chinensis isolate bCotChi1 chromosome 15, bCotChi1.hap2, whole genome shotgun sequence contains:
- the LOC140259244 gene encoding somatomedin-B and thrombospondin type-1 domain-containing protein-like isoform X2, translating into MPRCPVRAAALPPPPPLLLFLLLFLLLLPAPRPAAAGCAAVGLCCPGRSPSCRSTGWRPDGSYGQCYCDQACEHTLDCCHDYSQACPVIPCIVSQWSAWSGCAEPCKTTYRVRRRHIIQEPQNGGEACPALEERAGCVEYWTEQGAECKQSLIPALITTGGFGKARKKRAAADGHERVGYCVEFQLVAITQGCLHSHHSYTHWMQYLREGHTVCVECQHPALDSESLHCYGDGSGSQRLRGGKNCPLWSLGRNWTLGGDSH
- the LOC140259244 gene encoding somatomedin-B and thrombospondin type-1 domain-containing protein-like isoform X1 translates to MPRCPVRAAALPPPPPLLLFLLLFLLLLPAPRPAAAGCAAVGLCCPGRSPSCRSTGWRPDGSYGQCYCDQACEHTLDCCHDYSQACPVIPCIVSQWSAWSGCAEPCKTTYRVRRRHIIQEPQNGGEACPALEERAGCVEYWTEQGAECKQSLIPALITTGGFGKARKKRAAADGHERVGYCVEFQLVAITQGCLHSHHSYTHWMQYLREGHTVCVECQHPALDSESLHCYGDGSGSQRNQLLHWQAVGNPRCSGTWKRIRQLDTCSCPSVHSFLFI